One window from the genome of Canis aureus isolate CA01 chromosome 18, VMU_Caureus_v.1.0, whole genome shotgun sequence encodes:
- the UMAD1 gene encoding UBAP1-MVB12-associated (UMA)-domain containing protein 1 isoform X3, which yields MLALMRDLGNSRMSTMAAARAPRPAGNRRPKRRALRRPGGAGRRRQSAGAGTLPPPIKGAEIAIAIAQPPERPRQGGPLPEVGIGCLATRGVPEVARVLRGLGRGGGAWTGRVGGCRPARSRKQGVGLRCGGGGGLRRSLRFPCAVESCKEG from the coding sequence ATGCTGGCATTGATGCGCGACTTGGGCAACTCCAGGATGTCCACCATGGCTGCGGCGCGAGCCCCGCGGCCGGCAGGAAACCGACGACCCAAGCGGCGCGCCCTGCGGCGACCAGGGGGCGCAGGACGCCGGCGCCAATCGGCGGGGGCCGGCACTCTCCCTCCACCAATCAAAGGCGCGGAAATTGCGATCGCGATCGCGCAGCCCCCGGAGCGGCCCCGGCAGGGAGGGCCGCTTCCGGAAGTGGGGATCGGCTGCCTAGCGACGCGCGGCGTCCCGGAAGTTGCCCGGGTCCTCCGCGGACTGGGCCGCGGAGGCGGGGCTTGGACGGGGCGGGTCGGCGGCTGCCGCCCGGCGAGATCCCggaagcagggtgttgggctccgGTGCGGTGGCGGCGGGGGACTGCGGCGCAGCCTCAG
- the RPA3 gene encoding replication protein A 14 kDa subunit: MVDILELPKSRINASMLAQFIDKPVCFVGRLEKIHPTGKMFILSDGEGKNGTIELMEPLDEEISGIVEVVGRVTAKATIMCASYVQFKEDNHPFDLGLYNEAVKITHEFPQFFPLGVVQYD; the protein is encoded by the exons ATGGTGGACATCCTGGAGTTGCCCAAGTCGCGCATCAATGCCAGCATGCTGGCTCAGTTCATCGACAAGCCGGTCTGCTTCGTGGGGAGGCTGGAAAAG ATTCATCCcactggaaaaatgtttattctttctgatggagaaggaaaaaatggaaccATTGAGTTGATGGAGCCC CTTGATGAAGAAATCTCTGGAATCGTGGAAGTAGTTGGAAGAGTAACGGCCAAGGCAACCATTATGTGTGCATCATATGTCCAGTTTAAAGAAGATAACCATCCTTTCG atCTTGGCCTTTACAATGAAGCTGTGAAAATTACCCATGAGTTTCCTCAGTTTTTTCCTTTGGGGGTTGTGCAATATGATTGA